Sequence from the Nocardiopsis sp. YSL2 genome:
GTGGTCCTGCCGACCCCCGACCGCGCGGTCGACCTGCAGGTGCGGGTCTCCACCCCCATGAGCGGGGACGGCCTGCCGGTCATCCTCCTCTCGCACGGACAGGGCTTCTCGAACCACTTGTCCTCGCTGCACGGCTACGCCCCTCTCGCGCAGTACTGGGCGGCGCACGGCTTCGTCGTGATCCAGCCGACCCACCTGAGTTCGCGGACGCTGGACCTGGACACCGGCGCCCCGGACGCGCCGATGTACTGGCGGTCGCGGGCCGAGGACATGACGCTCATCCTCGACCGGCTCGACGAGATCGAGGCCGCCGTCCCAGGGCTCAGCGGGCGCGTGGACCGCGGCAGGATCGCCGTGGCCGGGCACTCGATGGGCGGGCACACCGCGAGCCTGCTGTTGGGCGCCCGGCTCACCGACCCGCTCGACGGAGCCGAGGTCGACCTGGCCGACCCCCGGATCAGCGCGGGCGTCCTGCTGGCCGCACCCGGCCGGGGCGGCGACGCCCTCACCGAGTTCGTGAAGGAGAACTACTCGTTCCTCGCGACCACGGACTTCTCCACGATGACGGCACCCGCGCTCGTGGTCGCCGGGGACCAGGACGCCTCCGAGCACCTGACGGTCGAGGGCCCGGAGTGGCACGCCGGCCCCTACCGCCTGGCCCCGGGTCGCAAGACCCTGCTCACCCTGTTCGGTGCCGAACACGGGCTCGGCGGCATCTCCGGATACGACGTCGCCGAGACCACGGACGAGAGCCCCGAGCGGGTCTCCGCGGTCCAGCGGCTCACGTCGGCCTACCTCTGCACCGAGTTCTACCCCGGTGACCCGGCCTGGCGGGACGCCTGTGCGGAACTCACCAACGGCCCCGACCCGGTCGGACGGGTCGAGGCCAAGGGGTACGGCGCGGGCCCGGCGTAGGCACGCTGCCCTCCGGGACCGGTCCCCTCAGGCGCCGGTGTCCGTTCGCGTGGCGGGGAACCCGTGGGTGCGGGCCGCGACCACCACGATGAGCACCGGCACCAGGAGCACCGGGACGCTCCAGGCGAACGAGGTGTGGTCGAGCCGCGTGAGCAGGACCCCGCCCACGACGCCGCCCGCGGCCATGGCCGCGTTCCACAGGGTGACGAACATCGACTGGGCGGTGTCGGCGGCGTCCCCGCCCGCGTCGGCCACGGCGGTCTGGAGCAGGGTGGGCACGCCGCCCCATCCCAGGCCCCACAACGCCACCGCGGCGTAGACCGCCGCCGGTCCACCCGACGACAGGGCCAAGAGCGTGGCGGCCACCCCGACCAGAAGCGTGGCGGCCACGGTGAGCGCGCGCAGCCGACGGTCGACCCCCGCTCCCACCACGGCGATACCCACCAGGGAGGCGATGCCGAAGACCAGTAGTACGAGGTCGACGGACGCGCCCATCCCGATCCGGTGCAGGAACGCGGCGATGTAGGTGTAGAGCACCGTGTGGGCCAGGACGAACACCAGGGTGACGAACAGGACCGGCCCGACGCCCGGCAGCGCGAGGGTCCGCAGGAGCGGGGTCCGCGCGCCGGGCCGTCGGCCGGGACGGTCGGGGACCAGGGCGAGGATCCAGCCGATCAGCGCCGCGGTGAGCACGCTCATCACGGTGAAGGCCACCCGCCAGCCGACCTGCCCGCCGAGGAAGGTGCCCGCGGGTACCCCCAGGGACAGGGCGATCGGGATGCCCGCCATGACGACGGCCACGGCCCGGCCCCGCAGGTGGGCCGGTACGAGGGCGCGCGCGTAGCCGACCAGCATCGCCCACACCAGTCCCGCCGCCACGCCGGCGGCGAACCTCGCGGCCATGGTGAGCACGTAGTCCGGCGACACGGCCGTGACCGTGTTGGCGACCGCGAAGGCCCCCATCGCCGCCAGCAGCAGCCGTTTGCGCCGCCAGCCCAAGGTGGCGGAGGCCAGGGGGATCGCGGTGAGCGCGGTACCGATGGCGTACACCGTGACGGACTGGCCCATCGCGGACTCACCGACTCCCAGATCGGCGCTCATGGCGGGGAGGACACCGGCGGGGAGGGTCTCGGTCAGGCTCGTCACGAAGACCGCCGTGGCCAGGGCGAGCAGGGCGGGCAGGGGCAGCCCGCTCCCCTGGGAGCGGGAGGGGCCGGTGGTCGGCGCCTGCGTGGTGGCATCAGATCTCATGCGGAGTATCGTCGAACCCTCACATCTATGTGAAGGTCAACGGGACGGAACATGAGGTGAGCCACATGCGCATCGGCGAGCTGGCGGAGCGTACGGGCGCGTCGCGGCGGCTCCTGCGCTACTACGAGGAACAGGGGCTGATCACTCCCGAGCGCTCGGCCAACGGCTACCGGGAGTACGGCGAGGCCTTCGTGGACCGGATCGCGCAGATCCGTGGACTGCTGGACGCGGGGCTGCCGACACGGATCATCAAGCAGGTCCTGCCCTGCCTGAACACACCGCGGGCGCTCTACTTCCCCGACGCCACCCCGGAGATGATCGCGGTCCTGGAGCACGAACGCGACCGGATGAACGACCGCATCCGTTGCCTGACCCAGAACCGGGACGCCATCTCCGCCTACCTGGACGCCGTGCGCGACGGCGCCCCGCCACCGACCGAGGTCGCCGCCCCGGGCACGTCCTCGTGAACCGGTGCCGGACGCCTTGTCGACACGGCGACACAATGACACGACGACACGGCGACACGGCACGAGGGCCCCGACCGGGTACCGGTCGGGGCCCTGTCCTCCCGGTCAGACGAGGGGGGCGCCCATGGCGTGGT
This genomic interval carries:
- a CDS encoding chlorophyllase, which translates into the protein MSASTRTAENLGTPAPALSVGPVVLPTPDRAVDLQVRVSTPMSGDGLPVILLSHGQGFSNHLSSLHGYAPLAQYWAAHGFVVIQPTHLSSRTLDLDTGAPDAPMYWRSRAEDMTLILDRLDEIEAAVPGLSGRVDRGRIAVAGHSMGGHTASLLLGARLTDPLDGAEVDLADPRISAGVLLAAPGRGGDALTEFVKENYSFLATTDFSTMTAPALVVAGDQDASEHLTVEGPEWHAGPYRLAPGRKTLLTLFGAEHGLGGISGYDVAETTDESPERVSAVQRLTSAYLCTEFYPGDPAWRDACAELTNGPDPVGRVEAKGYGAGPA
- a CDS encoding MFS transporter; the protein is MRSDATTQAPTTGPSRSQGSGLPLPALLALATAVFVTSLTETLPAGVLPAMSADLGVGESAMGQSVTVYAIGTALTAIPLASATLGWRRKRLLLAAMGAFAVANTVTAVSPDYVLTMAARFAAGVAAGLVWAMLVGYARALVPAHLRGRAVAVVMAGIPIALSLGVPAGTFLGGQVGWRVAFTVMSVLTAALIGWILALVPDRPGRRPGARTPLLRTLALPGVGPVLFVTLVFVLAHTVLYTYIAAFLHRIGMGASVDLVLLVFGIASLVGIAVVGAGVDRRLRALTVAATLLVGVAATLLALSSGGPAAVYAAVALWGLGWGGVPTLLQTAVADAGGDAADTAQSMFVTLWNAAMAAGGVVGGVLLTRLDHTSFAWSVPVLLVPVLIVVVAARTHGFPATRTDTGA
- a CDS encoding MerR family transcriptional regulator gives rise to the protein MRIGELAERTGASRRLLRYYEEQGLITPERSANGYREYGEAFVDRIAQIRGLLDAGLPTRIIKQVLPCLNTPRALYFPDATPEMIAVLEHERDRMNDRIRCLTQNRDAISAYLDAVRDGAPPPTEVAAPGTSS